A region of Ictalurus furcatus strain D&B chromosome 1, Billie_1.0, whole genome shotgun sequence DNA encodes the following proteins:
- the LOC128604176 gene encoding golgin subfamily A member 6-like protein 22 isoform X1, whose translation MFILICRYNRVFAYPGDDVTLSSHLSPETNAVSMEVRWFRGTECIYLYKNGQVSVGKGYEGRASLFTPELKRGNVSLILKSIAPMDTGTYSCQVLTGHNKVEKSIHLYMSGMEPLSPDRTGPKLTEQESVDMDESVLILELKKLLQQREKELQDKTRELETTTEMLRTKSSLLLYTDMDLENMSKLANQKEEHIKSMVSELETCKRQLEMLGQKLQEKNAQVEELRVILQDKERELEEEKKHLGEGEEQQITEGLKNTTQDTTDTEESPQLLELKNLLQNKEKELEDKTKQLESATGELTRMTKLLQDRETDVENLAQERDEHVKNMTGEMEMCLRELETLGQKLQERHAQVQELQVILKDKERELEEEKKHQGERERVITANVSHGPFVFELLEKSDDMLSKMYQNPEEQLEELKSWLYVKREERRLREEEERTQILEKEFLDYISAVKELIGKKHEKNVAWAKMLAVLQDKLEVAETDEEREALELQLKEALEMQTQGEEQIERLTEGIEEKRRGIEEKHTHEIEKIREKYSTVSKTDAETNILKIILPDVQAYFQNIAVNMQRTLHAQRQIITNKIAEERQTPDHTDVDGVEMSVEKKILENQTDGPVEERTEVEVEMSRSIKSSPEVNNNCAGTLVQEVAEVEAELRAAREPNGFNSEDPDSEDESGKMANGVIIGEGEIEAGIEEEEEEEEQEEGVQHEQIVDESPGMSERTVFMIYSMYKSTVIDVRLFTDARVRTWE comes from the exons aTGTTCATACTAATCTGCCGCTACAACCGCGTGTTCGCCTACCCCGGCGATGACGTCACGCTGTCCTCTCACCTCTCGCCCGAAACCAACGCGGTGTCCATGGAGGTCCGGTGGTTTCGGGGAACAGAATGCATTTACCTGTATAAAAACGGGCAGGTGAGCGTCGGGAAGGGCTACGAGGGCCGGGCGAGTCTGTTCACCCCGGAGCTGAAGAGAGGAAACGTGTCTCTGATCCTGAAATCCATCGCACCCATGGACACGGGAACCTACAGCTGCCAGGTGCTTACTGGCCACAACAAGGTGGAGAAGTCGATACATTTATATATGTCAG gAATGGAGCCACTTTCACCTGATAGAA CAGGACCGAAGCTCACGGAACAGGAGAGCGTGGACATGGACGAATCTGTCCTCATACTTG AGTTGAAGAAATTATTGCAGCAACGGGAAAAAGAGCTTCAAGATAAAACCCGAGAGCTGGAAACCACAACTGAAATGCTGAGGACAAAGTCGAGTCTCCTGCTGTACACGGACATGGACCTGGAGAACATGAGCAAACTGGCAAATCAGAAAGAGGAACATATAAAGAGCATGGTGAGCGAGCTGGAAACGTGCAAGAGGCAACTGGAGATGCTGGGACAGAAACTGCAGGAGAAGAACGCACAGGTCGAGGAGCTTCGAGTCATCCTGCAGGACAAAGAGCGAgaactggaggaggaaaagaaacatCTAGGGGAAGGTGAAGAACAGCAGATTACAG AGGGACTGAAGAACACCACACAAGACACCACAGACACAGAGGAATCCCCCCAGTTACTTG AGTTGAAGAACCTATTGCAGAACAAGGAAAAAGAACTTGAAGATAAAACAAAGCAGCTGGAGAGCGCAACAGGAGAGTTGACGAGGATGACAAAGCTGCTGCAAGATAGAGAGACGGATGTGGAGAATTTAGCACAAGAGCGAGACGAACATGTGAAGAACATGACCGGTGAGATGGAAATGTGTTTAAGGGAACTGGAGACCCTGGGACAGAAACTGCAGGAGAGGCACGCACAGGTCCAGGAGCTtcaagtcattttaaaagacaaagagcgggaactggaggaggaaaagaaacacCAAGGAGAAAGAGAACGTGTGATTACAG CGAATGTTTCTCACGGGCCGTTCGTCTTCGAACTCCTGGAGAAGAGCGATGACATGCTGAGCAAAATGTACCAAAACCCGGAGGAGCAGCTGGAAGAGCTGAAGAGCTGGCTTTACgtaaagagagaggagagaagactgagagaagaggaggagaggacgCAAATTCTTGAAAAAGAGTTTCTCGATTACATCTCGGCGGTGAAAGAACTGATCGGAAAGAAACACGAGAAGAACGTGGCTTGGGCAAAGATGCTGGCTGTGCTTCAGGATAAGCTAGAGGTTGCAGAGACGGATGAGGAAAGGGAGGCGCTAGAGCTGCAGTTGAAGGAAGCTTTAGAAATGCAGACGCAAGGTGAGGAACAGATAGAAAGACTGACCGAAGGCATagaggaaaagaggagaggaatcGAGGAGAAGCACACGCATGAGATAGAGAAGATCAGGGAGAAATACAGCACCGTGTCGAAGACTGACGCGGAAACAAATATCCTGAAAATCATCCTCCCTGACGTCCAGGCGTACTTTCAGAACATAGCCGTGAACATGCAGAGAACTTTACACGCACAAAGACAGATCATAACCAACAAGATCGCTGAAGAAAGACAAACCCCAGATCACACAGACGTAGACGGAGTGGAAATGAGTGTTGAGAAGAAGATCCTGGAAAACCAAACCGACGGTCCAGTCGAGGAACGGACAGAAGTGGAAGTCGAGATGTCGAGATCTATTAAGAGTAGCCCAGAAGTAAACAATAACTGTGCAGGGACACTCGTGCAGGAAGTTGCGGAAGTAGAAGCAGAGCTACGTGCAGCCAGAGAACCGAACGGTTTCAACAGTGAGGATCCAGATTCGGAAGACGAGAGCGGCAAAATGGCGAACGGCGTGATCATTGGAGAGGGAGAAATAGAAGCAGggatagaagaagaagaagaagaagaagagcaggaGGAG ggtGTTCAGCATGAGCAGATTGTGGAtgagagtcctgggatgagcgaAAGGACCGTCTTTATGATTTACAGCATGTACAAATCTACAGTTATAGATGtgagattattcactgacgcaaGAGTGAGGACTTGGgaataa
- the LOC128604176 gene encoding golgin subfamily A member 6-like protein 22 isoform X3: MFILICRYNRVFAYPGDDVTLSSHLSPETNAVSMEVRWFRGTECIYLYKNGQVSVGKGYEGRASLFTPELKRGNVSLILKSIAPMDTGTYSCQVLTGHNKVEKSIHLYMSGMEPLSPDRTGPKLTEQESVDMDESVLILELKKLLQQREKELQDKTRELETTTEMLRTKSSLLLYTDMDLENMSKLANQKEEHIKSMVSELETCKRQLEMLGQKLQEKNAQVEELRVILQDKERELEEEKKHLGEEGLKNTTQDTTDTEESPQLLELKNLLQNKEKELEDKTKQLESATGELTRMTKLLQDRETDVENLAQERDEHVKNMTGEMEMCLRELETLGQKLQERHAQVQELQVILKDKERELEEEKKHQGERERVITANVSHGPFVFELLEKSDDMLSKMYQNPEEQLEELKSWLYVKREERRLREEEERTQILEKEFLDYISAVKELIGKKHEKNVAWAKMLAVLQDKLEVAETDEEREALELQLKEALEMQTQGEEQIERLTEGIEEKRRGIEEKHTHEIEKIREKYSTVSKTDAETNILKIILPDVQAYFQNIAVNMQRTLHAQRQIITNKIAEERQTPDHTDVDGVEMSVEKKILENQTDGPVEERTEVEVEMSRSIKSSPEVNNNCAGTLVQEVAEVEAELRAAREPNGFNSEDPDSEDESGKMANGVIIGEGEIEAGIEEEEEEEEQEEGVQHEQIVDESPGMSERTVFMIYSMYKSTVIDVRLFTDARVRTWE; encoded by the exons aTGTTCATACTAATCTGCCGCTACAACCGCGTGTTCGCCTACCCCGGCGATGACGTCACGCTGTCCTCTCACCTCTCGCCCGAAACCAACGCGGTGTCCATGGAGGTCCGGTGGTTTCGGGGAACAGAATGCATTTACCTGTATAAAAACGGGCAGGTGAGCGTCGGGAAGGGCTACGAGGGCCGGGCGAGTCTGTTCACCCCGGAGCTGAAGAGAGGAAACGTGTCTCTGATCCTGAAATCCATCGCACCCATGGACACGGGAACCTACAGCTGCCAGGTGCTTACTGGCCACAACAAGGTGGAGAAGTCGATACATTTATATATGTCAG gAATGGAGCCACTTTCACCTGATAGAA CAGGACCGAAGCTCACGGAACAGGAGAGCGTGGACATGGACGAATCTGTCCTCATACTTG AGTTGAAGAAATTATTGCAGCAACGGGAAAAAGAGCTTCAAGATAAAACCCGAGAGCTGGAAACCACAACTGAAATGCTGAGGACAAAGTCGAGTCTCCTGCTGTACACGGACATGGACCTGGAGAACATGAGCAAACTGGCAAATCAGAAAGAGGAACATATAAAGAGCATGGTGAGCGAGCTGGAAACGTGCAAGAGGCAACTGGAGATGCTGGGACAGAAACTGCAGGAGAAGAACGCACAGGTCGAGGAGCTTCGAGTCATCCTGCAGGACAAAGAGCGAgaactggaggaggaaaagaaacatCTAGGGGAAG AGGGACTGAAGAACACCACACAAGACACCACAGACACAGAGGAATCCCCCCAGTTACTTG AGTTGAAGAACCTATTGCAGAACAAGGAAAAAGAACTTGAAGATAAAACAAAGCAGCTGGAGAGCGCAACAGGAGAGTTGACGAGGATGACAAAGCTGCTGCAAGATAGAGAGACGGATGTGGAGAATTTAGCACAAGAGCGAGACGAACATGTGAAGAACATGACCGGTGAGATGGAAATGTGTTTAAGGGAACTGGAGACCCTGGGACAGAAACTGCAGGAGAGGCACGCACAGGTCCAGGAGCTtcaagtcattttaaaagacaaagagcgggaactggaggaggaaaagaaacacCAAGGAGAAAGAGAACGTGTGATTACAG CGAATGTTTCTCACGGGCCGTTCGTCTTCGAACTCCTGGAGAAGAGCGATGACATGCTGAGCAAAATGTACCAAAACCCGGAGGAGCAGCTGGAAGAGCTGAAGAGCTGGCTTTACgtaaagagagaggagagaagactgagagaagaggaggagaggacgCAAATTCTTGAAAAAGAGTTTCTCGATTACATCTCGGCGGTGAAAGAACTGATCGGAAAGAAACACGAGAAGAACGTGGCTTGGGCAAAGATGCTGGCTGTGCTTCAGGATAAGCTAGAGGTTGCAGAGACGGATGAGGAAAGGGAGGCGCTAGAGCTGCAGTTGAAGGAAGCTTTAGAAATGCAGACGCAAGGTGAGGAACAGATAGAAAGACTGACCGAAGGCATagaggaaaagaggagaggaatcGAGGAGAAGCACACGCATGAGATAGAGAAGATCAGGGAGAAATACAGCACCGTGTCGAAGACTGACGCGGAAACAAATATCCTGAAAATCATCCTCCCTGACGTCCAGGCGTACTTTCAGAACATAGCCGTGAACATGCAGAGAACTTTACACGCACAAAGACAGATCATAACCAACAAGATCGCTGAAGAAAGACAAACCCCAGATCACACAGACGTAGACGGAGTGGAAATGAGTGTTGAGAAGAAGATCCTGGAAAACCAAACCGACGGTCCAGTCGAGGAACGGACAGAAGTGGAAGTCGAGATGTCGAGATCTATTAAGAGTAGCCCAGAAGTAAACAATAACTGTGCAGGGACACTCGTGCAGGAAGTTGCGGAAGTAGAAGCAGAGCTACGTGCAGCCAGAGAACCGAACGGTTTCAACAGTGAGGATCCAGATTCGGAAGACGAGAGCGGCAAAATGGCGAACGGCGTGATCATTGGAGAGGGAGAAATAGAAGCAGggatagaagaagaagaagaagaagaagagcaggaGGAG ggtGTTCAGCATGAGCAGATTGTGGAtgagagtcctgggatgagcgaAAGGACCGTCTTTATGATTTACAGCATGTACAAATCTACAGTTATAGATGtgagattattcactgacgcaaGAGTGAGGACTTGGgaataa
- the LOC128604176 gene encoding golgin subfamily A member 6-like protein 22 isoform X2 gives MFILICRYNRVFAYPGDDVTLSSHLSPETNAVSMEVRWFRGTECIYLYKNGQVSVGKGYEGRASLFTPELKRGNVSLILKSIAPMDTGTYSCQVLTGHNKVEKSIHLYMSGMEPLSPDRRPKLTEQESVDMDESVLILELKKLLQQREKELQDKTRELETTTEMLRTKSSLLLYTDMDLENMSKLANQKEEHIKSMVSELETCKRQLEMLGQKLQEKNAQVEELRVILQDKERELEEEKKHLGEGEEQQITEGLKNTTQDTTDTEESPQLLELKNLLQNKEKELEDKTKQLESATGELTRMTKLLQDRETDVENLAQERDEHVKNMTGEMEMCLRELETLGQKLQERHAQVQELQVILKDKERELEEEKKHQGERERVITANVSHGPFVFELLEKSDDMLSKMYQNPEEQLEELKSWLYVKREERRLREEEERTQILEKEFLDYISAVKELIGKKHEKNVAWAKMLAVLQDKLEVAETDEEREALELQLKEALEMQTQGEEQIERLTEGIEEKRRGIEEKHTHEIEKIREKYSTVSKTDAETNILKIILPDVQAYFQNIAVNMQRTLHAQRQIITNKIAEERQTPDHTDVDGVEMSVEKKILENQTDGPVEERTEVEVEMSRSIKSSPEVNNNCAGTLVQEVAEVEAELRAAREPNGFNSEDPDSEDESGKMANGVIIGEGEIEAGIEEEEEEEEQEEGVQHEQIVDESPGMSERTVFMIYSMYKSTVIDVRLFTDARVRTWE, from the exons aTGTTCATACTAATCTGCCGCTACAACCGCGTGTTCGCCTACCCCGGCGATGACGTCACGCTGTCCTCTCACCTCTCGCCCGAAACCAACGCGGTGTCCATGGAGGTCCGGTGGTTTCGGGGAACAGAATGCATTTACCTGTATAAAAACGGGCAGGTGAGCGTCGGGAAGGGCTACGAGGGCCGGGCGAGTCTGTTCACCCCGGAGCTGAAGAGAGGAAACGTGTCTCTGATCCTGAAATCCATCGCACCCATGGACACGGGAACCTACAGCTGCCAGGTGCTTACTGGCCACAACAAGGTGGAGAAGTCGATACATTTATATATGTCAG gAATGGAGCCACTTTCACCTGATAGAA GACCGAAGCTCACGGAACAGGAGAGCGTGGACATGGACGAATCTGTCCTCATACTTG AGTTGAAGAAATTATTGCAGCAACGGGAAAAAGAGCTTCAAGATAAAACCCGAGAGCTGGAAACCACAACTGAAATGCTGAGGACAAAGTCGAGTCTCCTGCTGTACACGGACATGGACCTGGAGAACATGAGCAAACTGGCAAATCAGAAAGAGGAACATATAAAGAGCATGGTGAGCGAGCTGGAAACGTGCAAGAGGCAACTGGAGATGCTGGGACAGAAACTGCAGGAGAAGAACGCACAGGTCGAGGAGCTTCGAGTCATCCTGCAGGACAAAGAGCGAgaactggaggaggaaaagaaacatCTAGGGGAAGGTGAAGAACAGCAGATTACAG AGGGACTGAAGAACACCACACAAGACACCACAGACACAGAGGAATCCCCCCAGTTACTTG AGTTGAAGAACCTATTGCAGAACAAGGAAAAAGAACTTGAAGATAAAACAAAGCAGCTGGAGAGCGCAACAGGAGAGTTGACGAGGATGACAAAGCTGCTGCAAGATAGAGAGACGGATGTGGAGAATTTAGCACAAGAGCGAGACGAACATGTGAAGAACATGACCGGTGAGATGGAAATGTGTTTAAGGGAACTGGAGACCCTGGGACAGAAACTGCAGGAGAGGCACGCACAGGTCCAGGAGCTtcaagtcattttaaaagacaaagagcgggaactggaggaggaaaagaaacacCAAGGAGAAAGAGAACGTGTGATTACAG CGAATGTTTCTCACGGGCCGTTCGTCTTCGAACTCCTGGAGAAGAGCGATGACATGCTGAGCAAAATGTACCAAAACCCGGAGGAGCAGCTGGAAGAGCTGAAGAGCTGGCTTTACgtaaagagagaggagagaagactgagagaagaggaggagaggacgCAAATTCTTGAAAAAGAGTTTCTCGATTACATCTCGGCGGTGAAAGAACTGATCGGAAAGAAACACGAGAAGAACGTGGCTTGGGCAAAGATGCTGGCTGTGCTTCAGGATAAGCTAGAGGTTGCAGAGACGGATGAGGAAAGGGAGGCGCTAGAGCTGCAGTTGAAGGAAGCTTTAGAAATGCAGACGCAAGGTGAGGAACAGATAGAAAGACTGACCGAAGGCATagaggaaaagaggagaggaatcGAGGAGAAGCACACGCATGAGATAGAGAAGATCAGGGAGAAATACAGCACCGTGTCGAAGACTGACGCGGAAACAAATATCCTGAAAATCATCCTCCCTGACGTCCAGGCGTACTTTCAGAACATAGCCGTGAACATGCAGAGAACTTTACACGCACAAAGACAGATCATAACCAACAAGATCGCTGAAGAAAGACAAACCCCAGATCACACAGACGTAGACGGAGTGGAAATGAGTGTTGAGAAGAAGATCCTGGAAAACCAAACCGACGGTCCAGTCGAGGAACGGACAGAAGTGGAAGTCGAGATGTCGAGATCTATTAAGAGTAGCCCAGAAGTAAACAATAACTGTGCAGGGACACTCGTGCAGGAAGTTGCGGAAGTAGAAGCAGAGCTACGTGCAGCCAGAGAACCGAACGGTTTCAACAGTGAGGATCCAGATTCGGAAGACGAGAGCGGCAAAATGGCGAACGGCGTGATCATTGGAGAGGGAGAAATAGAAGCAGggatagaagaagaagaagaagaagaagagcaggaGGAG ggtGTTCAGCATGAGCAGATTGTGGAtgagagtcctgggatgagcgaAAGGACCGTCTTTATGATTTACAGCATGTACAAATCTACAGTTATAGATGtgagattattcactgacgcaaGAGTGAGGACTTGGgaataa
- the LOC128604176 gene encoding golgin subfamily A member 6-like protein 22 isoform X4 yields the protein MFILICRYNRVFAYPGDDVTLSSHLSPETNAVSMEVRWFRGTECIYLYKNGQVSVGKGYEGRASLFTPELKRGNVSLILKSIAPMDTGTYSCQVLTGHNKVEKSIHLYMSGMEPLSPDRTGPKLTEQESVDMDESVLILELKKLLQQREKELQDKTRELETTTEMLRTKSSLLLYTDMDLENMSKLANQKEEHIKSMVSELETCKRQLEMLGQKLQEKNAQVEELRVILQDKERELEEEKKHLGEGEEQQITEGLKNTTQDTTDTEESPQLLELKNLLQNKEKELEDKTKQLESATGELTRMTKLLQDRETDVENLAQERDEHVKNMTGEMEMCLRELETLGQKLQERHAQVQELQVILKDKERELEEEKKHQGERERVITANVSHGPFVFELLEKSDDMLSKMYQNPEEQLEELKSWLYVKREERRLREEEERTQILEKEFLDYISAVKELIGKKHEKNVAWAKMLAVLQDKLEVAETDEEREALELQLKEALEMQTQGEEQIERLTEGIEEKRRGIEEKHTHEIEKIREKYSTVSKTDAETNILKIILPDVQAYFQNIAVNMQRTLHAQRQIITNKIAEERQTPDHTDVDGVEMSVEKKILENQTDGPVEERTEVEVEMSRSIKSSPEVNNNCAGTLVQEVAEVEAELRAAREPNGFNSEDPDSEDESGKMANGVIIGEGEIEAGIEEEEEEEEQEEVREVNEHSETGEEDVIYAQ from the exons aTGTTCATACTAATCTGCCGCTACAACCGCGTGTTCGCCTACCCCGGCGATGACGTCACGCTGTCCTCTCACCTCTCGCCCGAAACCAACGCGGTGTCCATGGAGGTCCGGTGGTTTCGGGGAACAGAATGCATTTACCTGTATAAAAACGGGCAGGTGAGCGTCGGGAAGGGCTACGAGGGCCGGGCGAGTCTGTTCACCCCGGAGCTGAAGAGAGGAAACGTGTCTCTGATCCTGAAATCCATCGCACCCATGGACACGGGAACCTACAGCTGCCAGGTGCTTACTGGCCACAACAAGGTGGAGAAGTCGATACATTTATATATGTCAG gAATGGAGCCACTTTCACCTGATAGAA CAGGACCGAAGCTCACGGAACAGGAGAGCGTGGACATGGACGAATCTGTCCTCATACTTG AGTTGAAGAAATTATTGCAGCAACGGGAAAAAGAGCTTCAAGATAAAACCCGAGAGCTGGAAACCACAACTGAAATGCTGAGGACAAAGTCGAGTCTCCTGCTGTACACGGACATGGACCTGGAGAACATGAGCAAACTGGCAAATCAGAAAGAGGAACATATAAAGAGCATGGTGAGCGAGCTGGAAACGTGCAAGAGGCAACTGGAGATGCTGGGACAGAAACTGCAGGAGAAGAACGCACAGGTCGAGGAGCTTCGAGTCATCCTGCAGGACAAAGAGCGAgaactggaggaggaaaagaaacatCTAGGGGAAGGTGAAGAACAGCAGATTACAG AGGGACTGAAGAACACCACACAAGACACCACAGACACAGAGGAATCCCCCCAGTTACTTG AGTTGAAGAACCTATTGCAGAACAAGGAAAAAGAACTTGAAGATAAAACAAAGCAGCTGGAGAGCGCAACAGGAGAGTTGACGAGGATGACAAAGCTGCTGCAAGATAGAGAGACGGATGTGGAGAATTTAGCACAAGAGCGAGACGAACATGTGAAGAACATGACCGGTGAGATGGAAATGTGTTTAAGGGAACTGGAGACCCTGGGACAGAAACTGCAGGAGAGGCACGCACAGGTCCAGGAGCTtcaagtcattttaaaagacaaagagcgggaactggaggaggaaaagaaacacCAAGGAGAAAGAGAACGTGTGATTACAG CGAATGTTTCTCACGGGCCGTTCGTCTTCGAACTCCTGGAGAAGAGCGATGACATGCTGAGCAAAATGTACCAAAACCCGGAGGAGCAGCTGGAAGAGCTGAAGAGCTGGCTTTACgtaaagagagaggagagaagactgagagaagaggaggagaggacgCAAATTCTTGAAAAAGAGTTTCTCGATTACATCTCGGCGGTGAAAGAACTGATCGGAAAGAAACACGAGAAGAACGTGGCTTGGGCAAAGATGCTGGCTGTGCTTCAGGATAAGCTAGAGGTTGCAGAGACGGATGAGGAAAGGGAGGCGCTAGAGCTGCAGTTGAAGGAAGCTTTAGAAATGCAGACGCAAGGTGAGGAACAGATAGAAAGACTGACCGAAGGCATagaggaaaagaggagaggaatcGAGGAGAAGCACACGCATGAGATAGAGAAGATCAGGGAGAAATACAGCACCGTGTCGAAGACTGACGCGGAAACAAATATCCTGAAAATCATCCTCCCTGACGTCCAGGCGTACTTTCAGAACATAGCCGTGAACATGCAGAGAACTTTACACGCACAAAGACAGATCATAACCAACAAGATCGCTGAAGAAAGACAAACCCCAGATCACACAGACGTAGACGGAGTGGAAATGAGTGTTGAGAAGAAGATCCTGGAAAACCAAACCGACGGTCCAGTCGAGGAACGGACAGAAGTGGAAGTCGAGATGTCGAGATCTATTAAGAGTAGCCCAGAAGTAAACAATAACTGTGCAGGGACACTCGTGCAGGAAGTTGCGGAAGTAGAAGCAGAGCTACGTGCAGCCAGAGAACCGAACGGTTTCAACAGTGAGGATCCAGATTCGGAAGACGAGAGCGGCAAAATGGCGAACGGCGTGATCATTGGAGAGGGAGAAATAGAAGCAGggatagaagaagaagaagaagaagaagagcaggaGGAGGTGAGGGAAGTGAATGAGCACAGTGAAACAGGTGAAGAGGACGTGATTTACGCCCAGTAG